A window of the Pedobacter frigiditerrae genome harbors these coding sequences:
- a CDS encoding helicase-related protein, which yields MILDNENENIKVHEWITKYTQKGKLSIVTGYFTVGALAYLSKATKDKIDEYKFILGDIVNFDFDKDRTLDLLNEEINIDSSLKLSKVAQEAVAFLKLDKVVAKTLEPNFCHAKAYLYKHNDKDPQKDYYISGSSNLTEAGVGLKTTNNVELNIGSFGSDPQYNELIKWFEGLWSRPQAHDYKTVVDGNGGVNRIPFKQYLIDEIKKIFTEYSPKQLYYKVLFELFGDELLLEKDNPEFNRQIGRLENTAVYNALYEFQQKGVLSLIKMLQKHNGAILADAVGLGKTWTALAVMKFYQLQGREVILICPKKLQYNWRIYQKNQNSKFEKDQFEYFLRFHTDLTDDLMQKYHDRADKMFLSEKPKLFVIDESHNLRNEKSKRYKFLVEQILSQNEDVKVLMVSATPINNSLMDIRNQFKLIVGGNAKGFEDSLDIKNIDYTFRAAQKAFNEWTQEPEPKIGEFIKKLPPNFFKLTDSLTVARTRKMIEGHQDGLEFPEKTKPENIFVTPKQIGNFESFEELFNHFPPMLSGYQPSFYIDEFEDADILHDEKQRDHFLVKMMYILLVKRLESSWCSFQSTTEKILAHHQKALDRIKQYQKTKKETGWNEAQPSLFDDDDDILAHLEDFTLGKKRKTRLMDIDRSGNIENYKKDLKADIEALQLLQSNLIQFERKIAKEIKKPRNHSSEDDKLETLISRIVKKRQAGENGGNAKVLIFTVYKDTAFYLFEQLTARGFDNVAAVSGDTSTVWNEEGETKKYEPILERFAPFTKLFREKEWAFKPSSKELTLNKQFDEWQQWIAENDKPTYEKLQNPVDILIATDALSEGQNLQDCDLVINYDIHWNPVRVIQRMGRIDRLGSPNKKVFGINFWPSNNINSYLNLQGRIEQRMAAMKLAGSEVHLDFSDTFKEMAEDENLEQKQKARMLEQMQSSWEEIDTEKSLGFDDFSLETFRQELLEELKKNEQFYKSLPNGIYTGFKAIQEVCPQEGMIALLGYPSKPTNSTNFEYKGYELIYIDHSGKSVFLNQKEVLDALAKHKEEIRYVPKAIDQGEPKSIEHLSSALSTWLKSQATEEEVQEDGTVKQKMGKASLDMLNKLKSGSKSTIQKLKDEGSASQKFNKDNFDLITWFIISNK from the coding sequence ATGATTTTAGACAACGAGAATGAAAATATTAAAGTTCACGAGTGGATTACAAAATATACGCAGAAAGGTAAGTTATCTATCGTTACTGGGTACTTTACAGTTGGTGCATTAGCTTATTTATCAAAGGCTACGAAAGACAAAATCGACGAATATAAATTCATACTTGGTGACATAGTAAACTTTGACTTCGACAAGGACAGAACGCTTGACCTTTTAAACGAGGAAATCAATATTGACTCATCATTAAAACTTAGCAAGGTTGCACAAGAAGCTGTAGCATTTTTAAAACTTGACAAGGTTGTTGCAAAGACGCTTGAGCCAAATTTTTGCCATGCTAAAGCATATTTATACAAGCATAACGACAAAGACCCACAGAAAGACTATTACATTTCAGGAAGTTCAAATCTGACAGAAGCAGGGGTTGGTTTAAAAACAACAAATAATGTTGAATTAAATATTGGAAGTTTTGGTTCCGACCCACAATATAACGAGTTAATAAAATGGTTTGAAGGCTTGTGGTCCAGACCACAAGCCCACGATTATAAAACTGTTGTTGATGGCAACGGTGGCGTTAATCGAATTCCTTTCAAGCAATACCTTATTGACGAAATCAAGAAGATTTTTACCGAATATTCTCCAAAGCAACTTTACTATAAAGTTTTGTTTGAACTATTTGGCGATGAATTACTACTTGAAAAAGATAATCCCGAATTCAACCGACAAATTGGAAGGCTTGAAAACACTGCTGTTTACAATGCCTTATATGAGTTTCAGCAAAAAGGTGTTTTGAGTTTGATTAAAATGCTTCAAAAACATAACGGAGCGATTTTAGCTGATGCTGTTGGTTTGGGAAAAACTTGGACTGCGTTAGCTGTAATGAAATTCTATCAACTTCAAGGACGTGAAGTGATTTTAATTTGTCCAAAGAAATTGCAATACAACTGGCGAATTTACCAGAAGAATCAAAACTCAAAATTTGAGAAAGACCAGTTTGAATATTTTCTTAGATTCCATACCGACCTTACGGACGACCTAATGCAAAAATACCACGACCGAGCAGACAAAATGTTTTTGAGTGAAAAACCTAAACTGTTTGTAATTGACGAAAGCCACAACCTTAGAAATGAAAAATCGAAACGCTATAAATTTTTAGTTGAACAGATACTTTCACAAAACGAAGATGTAAAAGTGTTAATGGTTTCAGCAACACCAATTAACAATTCATTGATGGACATTCGGAATCAATTCAAATTGATAGTTGGCGGTAATGCAAAAGGATTTGAAGATTCATTGGACATCAAAAATATTGATTATACTTTCAGAGCAGCACAAAAAGCATTCAATGAATGGACGCAAGAACCTGAACCAAAAATTGGTGAGTTCATTAAAAAATTACCCCCTAACTTTTTCAAACTAACCGATTCTTTGACTGTTGCCCGAACTCGCAAAATGATAGAAGGACATCAGGACGGATTAGAATTCCCTGAGAAAACAAAACCAGAAAATATTTTCGTTACACCAAAGCAAATTGGAAACTTCGAGAGTTTTGAAGAATTGTTCAACCATTTTCCACCGATGCTTTCAGGCTATCAACCTTCATTTTACATTGACGAATTTGAGGATGCTGACATATTACACGATGAAAAGCAACGTGACCATTTTTTGGTAAAGATGATGTATATCTTGTTGGTGAAAAGGCTTGAATCATCTTGGTGTTCCTTTCAGTCAACAACTGAAAAAATATTGGCTCATCATCAAAAGGCACTTGATAGAATTAAACAATACCAGAAAACTAAAAAGGAAACAGGCTGGAATGAAGCCCAACCTTCTCTATTTGATGATGATGATGATATTTTAGCTCACCTAGAAGATTTTACTTTAGGCAAAAAACGTAAAACCCGATTGATGGATATTGACCGTTCGGGCAATATCGAAAACTACAAGAAAGATTTAAAAGCAGATATTGAAGCATTGCAATTGCTCCAATCAAACTTAATTCAGTTTGAACGCAAGATTGCCAAAGAAATAAAAAAGCCTAGAAACCACAGCAGCGAAGACGATAAACTTGAAACGCTTATAAGCCGCATTGTAAAGAAAAGACAAGCAGGTGAAAACGGAGGCAATGCAAAAGTCTTAATTTTCACTGTTTACAAAGACACCGCATTTTATTTGTTTGAGCAATTAACCGCAAGAGGTTTTGACAATGTGGCTGCCGTAAGCGGAGATACTTCTACCGTATGGAACGAAGAAGGAGAAACGAAAAAATACGAACCAATTTTGGAACGCTTTGCACCTTTCACCAAATTGTTCCGTGAAAAAGAATGGGCTTTTAAACCTTCAAGTAAAGAGCTTACATTAAATAAGCAGTTTGATGAGTGGCAACAATGGATTGCGGAAAACGACAAACCGACTTATGAAAAACTACAAAACCCAGTTGACATTCTTATAGCAACGGATGCTTTGAGTGAAGGACAAAACCTGCAGGATTGTGATTTGGTCATCAATTACGATATACACTGGAACCCTGTTCGCGTTATTCAGAGAATGGGTCGTATTGACCGTTTGGGTTCGCCAAACAAAAAAGTATTCGGAATTAACTTTTGGCCATCCAATAACATCAATTCTTATTTGAATTTGCAAGGCAGAATTGAACAGCGAATGGCAGCAATGAAACTGGCAGGTTCTGAAGTTCATTTAGATTTCTCCGACACTTTCAAAGAAATGGCAGAGGATGAAAATTTGGAACAGAAACAAAAAGCAAGAATGTTGGAGCAAATGCAATCTTCTTGGGAAGAAATTGACACCGAAAAATCATTGGGCTTTGACGACTTTTCTTTGGAAACTTTCCGTCAGGAATTGTTGGAAGAATTGAAGAAGAACGAACAGTTTTATAAATCGCTTCCCAACGGAATTTATACAGGTTTTAAAGCTATACAAGAAGTTTGCCCACAAGAAGGAATGATTGCATTATTGGGCTATCCGAGTAAACCTACCAACTCAACAAACTTTGAATACAAAGGTTACGAACTCATTTACATTGACCATTCGGGAAAATCGGTTTTCTTAAACCAAAAAGAAGTGTTGGACGCATTGGCAAAACACAAAGAGGAAATCCGCTATGTGCCAAAAGCTATTGACCAAGGAGAACCGAAATCAATTGAGCATTTATCATCTGCATTATCCACTTGGCTTAAAAGTCAGGCAACAGAAGAAGAAGTTCAGGAAGATGGAACAGTAAAACAAAAAATGGGAAAAGCTTCTCTTGATATGTTGAACAAACTAAAATCAGGAAGCAAATCCACTATTCAAAAACTAAAAGACGAAGGTTCCGCTTCGCAGAAATTCAATAAAGACAATTTCGATTTAATCACTTGGTTTATTATAAGCAACAAATGA
- a CDS encoding Eco57I restriction-modification methylase domain-containing protein, protein MNSIIKFHTDSFINALKAFFEELKVPVDYLADEPASPADVLGQRFKATNEAHKLISDVYALGMVSDGIFEGTETFKNLAQVKKLKADYDGLLIFGVTLNKRKDNLPITRSHLSEITRAFNRTFPYTPVTIIFKYSNLISFANSERIKYKQEWREGEKVGKVSLLKDIDTQQPHRGHSSILKQLVIPTTGSKAVKSFTQLYYYWQSVFSISVLNKNFYEDIIAWFNNAVKDIKIPDQNAGSEKHKDFTVRLIARLIFIWFLKELKVVKDDLLLPEFDNGEDNNLIKPKSKGTAYYKFILQNLFFNALNSEKKDRDKKVFDVYAANFADEKAIKEAIFFSPYLNGGLFDIHPNDWCESGKVNNAFAVPDLLFLDKEKGLNSILARYKFTIAENTPLEEEIAVDPEMLGRIFENLLAEQSDDTKEAARKNAGAFYTPRPVVSYMCRSTLLKHLDTEIKTENSKAIIHKLLETTVLDPACGSGAFPMGMLEEMMQVLTTVDPEGKVWVAEMMKSKDEQFREHISEMFADGQIRYVKKLGLLRSCLFGVDLLEYAIEITKLRCWLSLIVEQRVDFSKENYNLKPLPNLEFKFYKKNSLFRFYKDKNLNELIDEIDNDKLLKELVNLENQYFIAKSDRHGTKEEIKDKIVKLLEKVVDRQSENITKQINSVRAGINHLVSNGTTDKEIAKHRKKEKVLAEELGELAIFKNTIKDYFIERVVFPGIFNKESKNPGFDIVIGNPPYVNTKLISSMGISKKLDEEYGYCDDLYNHFTFRGLELLKSGGLLSYITSDTFLTLQTKKNIRMEFLGIPTISKTGDGLFSQEEIVLPECQVMEIINTPKAFAALVDTAIFTVKKERAIDKPEMVYVDIRKPNAESFNISEEEWKQVRTSKENLSGWERILDRTFSSLGHDTPKWKNSHTCDGDTVFKDDNSTLLKFKVSFEPYRKAINYAIFSPTEYNSQILEKIIKPARPVFDTWWSKIETSRQIENNRASIKSHVKSIKPNSITLTGLLTDGGQGLATGNNGRFVGYRSTSRFAERCKETRVQKLWKAIHDEPKIKRKFDQLSDCGSIDDVKEVLGDLKEIEIWELFDGIKEKFGLRVFGKGFIYRIISDLMIFDVSAIKERQKLEGITGKKTYVPYDKGDREGNRWYAETPYLIDWSEEVVVWLKSHSGHSGVGMPVVRNPQFYFRNGFCWSDILNPNSSYIKCRLKGQSVNDVKSMSLYDESGLGDKYLVTFINSYLGFKIIREFLNNTVAIQMNDIRKLPIKIPSEIELKAFNRKFDDCITIKKEYFAGEIDRAETNTQLRPIEDEIDEMVNKLYGIAAKNDIVLDEFEEEVFLVEEPDID, encoded by the coding sequence ATGAATTCAATTATAAAGTTTCATACCGATTCGTTCATCAATGCTTTAAAGGCATTTTTTGAAGAACTGAAAGTGCCAGTTGATTATTTGGCTGACGAACCTGCTTCGCCTGCTGATGTTTTAGGTCAAAGATTTAAAGCTACAAACGAAGCACACAAACTCATTTCTGATGTTTATGCTTTGGGTATGGTGAGTGATGGCATTTTTGAAGGAACTGAAACATTTAAAAATTTAGCCCAAGTAAAAAAACTTAAAGCCGATTATGATGGCTTATTGATATTTGGTGTAACACTGAATAAACGAAAAGACAATTTACCTATTACAAGAAGCCACTTATCAGAAATTACAAGAGCTTTCAACAGAACTTTTCCTTACACACCAGTAACCATCATTTTCAAATACAGTAACTTAATTTCGTTTGCCAACAGCGAACGCATTAAATACAAACAAGAATGGCGTGAAGGAGAAAAAGTTGGCAAGGTTTCATTGCTTAAAGACATAGATACACAGCAACCGCATAGAGGACATTCATCTATTCTAAAACAATTGGTCATTCCAACCACAGGAAGCAAAGCTGTAAAGAGTTTTACTCAATTATATTATTATTGGCAATCGGTTTTTTCTATTTCGGTTCTGAACAAGAATTTTTACGAAGACATTATTGCTTGGTTCAACAATGCAGTCAAGGACATCAAAATCCCTGACCAAAACGCAGGTTCTGAAAAGCATAAAGATTTTACTGTTCGCCTGATTGCCCGATTAATTTTCATTTGGTTTTTGAAAGAACTCAAAGTAGTAAAAGATGATTTGCTACTTCCTGAATTTGATAACGGAGAAGACAACAATTTAATAAAACCTAAGTCAAAAGGAACAGCATACTATAAATTCATTTTACAAAATCTGTTTTTCAATGCACTGAACAGCGAAAAGAAAGACCGTGATAAAAAAGTGTTTGATGTTTATGCTGCAAATTTTGCAGATGAAAAAGCCATCAAAGAAGCTATATTCTTTTCTCCATACCTCAATGGTGGTTTATTCGACATTCACCCAAACGACTGGTGCGAATCAGGAAAAGTAAATAATGCCTTTGCCGTTCCTGACTTATTGTTTTTAGACAAAGAAAAAGGACTGAACAGCATACTTGCCAGATATAAATTTACCATTGCAGAAAACACACCGCTTGAAGAAGAAATTGCCGTTGACCCTGAAATGTTGGGGAGAATATTTGAAAATTTATTAGCTGAACAAAGCGATGACACGAAAGAAGCAGCTCGTAAAAATGCAGGTGCTTTTTATACGCCACGCCCTGTGGTTTCTTATATGTGCCGAAGCACTTTATTGAAGCACCTTGATACTGAAATAAAAACCGAAAACAGCAAAGCCATAATTCATAAACTGTTGGAAACAACTGTGCTTGACCCTGCTTGTGGTTCGGGTGCTTTTCCAATGGGAATGTTGGAAGAAATGATGCAGGTGCTTACAACCGTTGACCCCGAAGGAAAAGTATGGGTAGCAGAAATGATGAAATCGAAAGACGAGCAATTCAGAGAACATATTTCTGAAATGTTTGCCGATGGACAAATACGCTATGTGAAAAAATTAGGATTGCTAAGAAGTTGTTTGTTTGGTGTGGACTTGCTAGAATATGCCATTGAAATAACTAAACTCCGTTGTTGGCTTTCGCTTATTGTGGAACAAAGGGTTGATTTCAGCAAAGAGAATTACAACCTGAAACCGTTGCCCAATCTTGAATTTAAGTTTTATAAGAAAAACTCATTGTTCCGTTTTTACAAAGACAAAAATCTAAATGAACTGATTGACGAGATTGACAATGATAAATTATTGAAAGAATTGGTGAATCTTGAAAACCAATATTTCATTGCTAAAAGCGACCGACACGGAACCAAAGAGGAAATAAAAGATAAAATTGTAAAACTGCTTGAAAAAGTGGTGGACAGACAAAGCGAAAATATAACCAAACAAATCAACTCTGTTCGGGCGGGTATTAATCATTTGGTATCAAACGGAACAACCGATAAAGAGATTGCCAAACATCGCAAAAAGGAAAAAGTACTCGCTGAAGAATTAGGCGAATTAGCAATTTTTAAAAACACCATCAAAGATTACTTTATTGAGCGAGTGGTATTCCCTGGCATCTTCAATAAAGAAAGTAAAAACCCCGGCTTTGATATTGTTATAGGCAATCCTCCTTATGTAAACACAAAACTCATTAGCAGTATGGGTATAAGCAAGAAGCTGGATGAAGAATACGGCTATTGCGATGACCTATACAATCACTTTACGTTTCGTGGTCTTGAATTGCTGAAATCGGGTGGCTTGTTGAGTTATATTACTTCTGATACTTTCTTGACTTTACAAACCAAAAAGAATATTAGGATGGAATTTTTAGGAATTCCTACAATTTCAAAAACAGGAGATGGGCTTTTTTCTCAAGAAGAGATAGTTTTACCTGAATGTCAGGTAATGGAAATAATCAATACTCCCAAAGCATTTGCGGCATTGGTAGACACCGCAATTTTTACTGTAAAAAAAGAAAGAGCCATTGACAAACCAGAGATGGTTTACGTAGATATTAGAAAACCGAATGCAGAATCATTCAACATTTCAGAAGAAGAATGGAAACAGGTCAGAACTTCAAAAGAAAATCTTTCAGGTTGGGAACGTATTTTAGATAGAACATTCAGTTCATTAGGACACGACACACCCAAGTGGAAAAATTCTCATACTTGCGATGGCGACACAGTGTTTAAAGATGATAATTCAACTTTATTAAAATTTAAAGTTTCATTTGAACCTTATCGAAAAGCAATCAACTACGCTATTTTCTCACCAACAGAATACAACAGCCAAATTTTAGAAAAGATAATAAAACCTGCCCGACCTGTTTTTGATACTTGGTGGAGTAAAATTGAAACTTCCAGACAAATTGAAAATAACCGTGCTTCAATTAAAAGTCACGTTAAATCAATTAAGCCAAATTCGATTACTTTAACTGGTTTATTGACTGATGGTGGGCAAGGTTTAGCAACAGGTAACAATGGAAGATTTGTTGGCTATCGTTCTACATCTCGATTTGCAGAGAGATGTAAAGAAACAAGAGTGCAGAAATTATGGAAAGCTATACACGATGAACCAAAAATCAAACGAAAATTTGACCAACTCTCAGATTGTGGTAGCATTGATGATGTGAAAGAAGTTTTAGGCGATTTAAAAGAAATTGAAATTTGGGAGCTGTTTGATGGCATCAAAGAAAAATTTGGATTGAGAGTTTTTGGAAAGGGCTTTATATATCGCATAATTTCCGACTTAATGATTTTTGACGTTTCAGCAATAAAGGAGAGACAAAAACTCGAAGGAATAACTGGAAAAAAAACTTATGTGCCTTATGACAAAGGCGATAGAGAAGGAAACCGATGGTATGCAGAAACACCTTATTTAATTGACTGGAGCGAAGAAGTTGTAGTTTGGCTAAAGAGTCATTCAGGTCATAGTGGTGTTGGAATGCCCGTTGTAAGAAATCCGCAGTTTTATTTTAGAAATGGCTTTTGTTGGAGTGATATTCTAAACCCTAATTCATCATATATAAAATGTCGACTAAAAGGGCAATCTGTGAATGATGTGAAGTCAATGTCGCTATACGATGAATCAGGTTTAGGCGATAAATATTTAGTTACATTCATTAACTCATATTTAGGCTTCAAAATTATTCGAGAATTCCTAAATAACACAGTTGCTATTCAAATGAATGACATTCGTAAACTTCCTATCAAAATACCATCGGAGATAGAATTGAAAGCATTCAATAGAAAGTTTGATGATTGTATCACAATTAAGAAAGAATACTTTGCAGGAGAAATAGACCGTGCAGAAACGAACACCCAACTCCGCCCAATAGAAGACGAAATAGACGAAATGGTAAACAAGCTTTACGGCATAGCAGCCAAAAACGACATTGTATTGGATGAGTTTGAAGAGGAAGTATTTCTAGTTGAAGAACCCGATATTGATTAG
- a CDS encoding FISUMP domain-containing protein, with amino-acid sequence MKTTALLSLLIVSMMTSTSTIAQVKKPVTKASTVSTKFGALAIDRSNGFYYGYSSDASTKAEAESRAIAECNKRGGNCSIVLTFSGTGCAAYRTINGNVGTAFGWGIGKTKEEADAIAIKECLKRSNGISPPNFVWSCNSSGTGILKEIYNASSEIVGIKVVKIGNQNWSDRNLDVSTFQNGDPIFEAKTIVEWQKAADEQKPAYVYLNYDKANGKKFGKIYNIYAVMDTRGLAPKGYRIATRNDWVELGSTIGDLSTAAGKLKSKTGWTNNNGTDDYGFNALPAGNCCFNGIGGAASYWSSTSANDKNQYGVTLYSGGHYYEVSTFYKSAGRYVRYLKD; translated from the coding sequence ATGAAAACAACCGCTCTCCTCTCGCTTTTAATTGTGTCTATGATGACAAGCACCTCCACCATCGCTCAAGTAAAAAAGCCAGTAACTAAGGCATCAACAGTAAGCACTAAATTCGGCGCTTTAGCCATTGACCGCTCAAACGGATTTTACTATGGGTATTCCTCTGATGCATCAACTAAGGCTGAAGCCGAGAGCAGGGCTATTGCTGAATGCAACAAACGGGGTGGAAACTGTTCAATAGTCCTGACCTTTTCGGGAACAGGATGTGCTGCATACCGTACGATTAACGGCAACGTAGGAACGGCATTTGGTTGGGGAATTGGCAAGACTAAGGAAGAGGCAGATGCAATTGCAATTAAAGAGTGCTTAAAACGAAGTAATGGCATTTCGCCTCCCAATTTTGTTTGGAGCTGTAACTCTTCAGGAACGGGCATATTGAAGGAAATCTATAATGCCTCTAGTGAAATCGTTGGGATCAAAGTAGTAAAGATTGGTAATCAAAACTGGTCAGATAGGAATTTAGATGTAAGTACTTTCCAGAACGGAGACCCTATATTTGAAGCTAAAACCATTGTAGAATGGCAAAAGGCTGCTGATGAACAAAAACCTGCGTATGTCTACCTTAACTACGACAAGGCCAATGGGAAGAAGTTTGGAAAGATATACAACATATATGCAGTTATGGACACAAGGGGTCTAGCTCCAAAAGGTTATCGTATTGCTACGAGAAACGATTGGGTGGAACTGGGAAGTACTATTGGTGACTTAAGCACGGCTGCTGGTAAGTTGAAGAGCAAAACGGGATGGACGAACAACAATGGAACGGATGATTATGGTTTTAATGCTCTGCCTGCAGGAAATTGTTGCTTCAATGGAATTGGTGGAGCGGCTTCTTATTGGAGTTCCACATCTGCCAATGATAAAAATCAATATGGCGTTACTTTATACAGTGGTGGGCATTATTATGAAGTTTCAACTTTCTATAAGTCTGCAGGTCGATATGTTAGATACCTAAAGGATTAG